CGTGCCGATTACCCGTGGTGCGCAACGGGAAACCGGCTGCGACCGTGGTTTGGCGACGCGTGGACGCCGGGTACTGCCCACCGCATGCGTTACTCATGTGAACGAGGAGCCGAGCTCACCGCGGATCATGCTGACCGCCCCCACGGCGCGCTGGTAGGAGGTGGTTCCGTTGGTTAGCCACAATGCTGCGTGGGGTAACCTCCCAGCGGACATGCCGGGAGGTCAGATGGTGCAGCAGGGTACGGACGCGGATGCAGCCGCGACAGATGGTGATCGGTCGGTGGAGCTCCGGGTTGCCGCAACCCTGGAAAACCTCGCGGTGCTGCGCGTGCTGATCGCCGCAGCGGCCACCTTCGAGGATCTCGACTTCGATGCCGTGTCCGACCTCCGACTGGCGGTCGATGAGGCCTGCACGCGGCTGGTGAAGGCCGCGATACCGCACTCGCCGCTGGTCGTGTCCGTCCAGCCGCGCGAGGATGCCGTCGTCATCACCGCGTCGGCGACCTGCCGCAGCGAAGAGGATGCCATCGTCGCGCCGGGCAGCTTCAGCTGGCATGTGCTCAGCTCGCTGACCGACGAGGTCAACACGTTCTCTGATGGCCAGCACGGCGATGGCGGTCAGATATTCGGGATATCGCTCATTGCCAGGCGAGCGAGTTTGTTGCAGTGAACTCGGAATACGCCGACGTCATCGAGATGTTTCGCGTACTCGGCGAACTGAGCGATGGGTCGGCAGAGTACGAGCGGCAGCGCGAACGCATCGTCACCCGCTGCCTGCCGCTGGCCGACCACATCGCCAGGCGCTTCGAGGGCCGCGGCGAGGCGCGGGACGATCTGGTCCAGGTCGCCCGCGTAGGACTCGTCAATGCGGTGAATCGGTTCGACGTGGAGGCCGGTTCGGATTTCGCGTCCTATGCGGTGCCCACGATCATGGGCGAGGTGCGCAGGCACTTCCGGGACAACGGCTGGTCGGTCAAGGTTCCTCGCCGGCTCAAGGAATTGCACCTGCGCCTCGGTGCCGCCACGGCGGAGATGTCGCAGCGTCTGGGCCGGGCGCCCACCCCCTCGGAGTTGGCCGCCGAACTGGACATGGACCGCGAAGAGGTGGTCGAGGGCCTGATCGCGGGCAGCTCGTACAACACGCTGTCGATCGACAGCGGTGGTTCGGGTGACGACGAGGCGCCGGCCATCGCCGATAC
This DNA window, taken from Mycolicibacterium neoaurum, encodes the following:
- a CDS encoding ATP-binding protein, translating into MPGGQMVQQGTDADAAATDGDRSVELRVAATLENLAVLRVLIAAAATFEDLDFDAVSDLRLAVDEACTRLVKAAIPHSPLVVSVQPREDAVVITASATCRSEEDAIVAPGSFSWHVLSSLTDEVNTFSDGQHGDGGQIFGISLIARRASLLQ
- a CDS encoding RNA polymerase sigma factor SigF yields the protein MNSEYADVIEMFRVLGELSDGSAEYERQRERIVTRCLPLADHIARRFEGRGEARDDLVQVARVGLVNAVNRFDVEAGSDFASYAVPTIMGEVRRHFRDNGWSVKVPRRLKELHLRLGAATAEMSQRLGRAPTPSELAAELDMDREEVVEGLIAGSSYNTLSIDSGGSGDDEAPAIADTLGSQDDALDQIENREALRPLLSKLPERERTVLVLRFFESMTQSQIAERVGISQMHVSRLLARSLAKLRDELQ